The Malus domestica chromosome 13, GDT2T_hap1 genome includes a window with the following:
- the LOC103453451 gene encoding malate dehydrogenase: MAKEPARVLVTGAAGQIGYALVPMIARGIMLGADQPVILHLLDIPPAAEALNGVKMELVDAAFPLLKGVVATTDVVEACTGVNIAVMVGGFPRKEGMERKDVMTKNVSIYKSQASALEKHAAPNCKVLVVANPANTNALILKEFAPSIPEKNVTCLTRLDHNRALGQVSERLNVQVSDVKNVIIWGNHSSSQYPDVNHATVKTPSGEKCVRELVADDAWLNGEFISTVQQRGAAIIKARKLSSALSAASSACDHIRDWVLGTPEGTWVSMGVYSDGSYNVPSGLIFSFPVTCQNGEWKIVQGLSIDEFSRKKLDATADELSEEKALAYSCLS, translated from the exons ATGGCGAAAGAACCAGCTCGCGTCCTTGTCACTGGAGCCGCAG GACAAATTGGATATGCGCTTGTGCCAATGATCGCAAGGGGAATCATGCTCGGAGCGGATCAGCCAGTGATTCTGCACTTGCTCGATATTCCACCAGCTGCTGAGGCTTTGAATGGTGTCAAGATGGAGTTGGTGGATGCCGCTTTCCCTCTGCTTAAAG GTGTTGTTGCTACAACTGATGTTGTAGAGGCATGCACTGGAGTCAACATCGCCGTGATGGTGGGTGGCTTCCCAAGGAAAGAAGGCATGGAAAGGAAAGACGTCATGACAAAGAACGTTTCCATCTACAAGTCCCAAGCTTCTGCACTGGAAAAGCATGCCGCTCCCAACTGCAAG GTTTTGGTTGTTGCTAATCCCGCAAACACCAATGCATTGATCTTGAAGGAATTTGCACCATCAATTCCTGAGAAAAACGTCACCTGTCTGACTAGACTAGATCATAACAGGGCGTTGGGCCAGGTCTCAGAGAGATTGAATGTTCAAGTTTCCGATGTGAAGAATGTTATTATCTGGGGAAACCATTCATCATCTCAGTATCCTGATGTCAACCATGCAACTGTCAAGACACCATCTGGAGAGAAATGTGTCCGTGAGCTTGTTGCTGATGATGCATG GTTGAATGGAGAATTCATTTCCACTGTTCAACAACGTGGTGCTGCAATCATCAAGGCCCGTAAGCTGTCAAGTGCATTATCTGCTGCAAGTTCTGCTTGTGATCACATTCGTGATTGGGTACTTGGAACCCCAGAG GGCACTTGGGTTTCCATGGGTGTCTACTCAGACGGCTCATACAATGTACCTTCGGGTCTCATTTTTTCATTCCCAGTCACTTGCCAAAATGGAGAGTGGAAGATTGTTCAAG GACTCTCTATTGACGAGTTTTCGAGGAAGAAGTTGGATGCAACTGCAGATGAGCTTAGTGAGGAGAAAGCTTTGGCATACTCTTGCCTCTCTTAG